A genomic segment from Solibacillus sp. FSL H8-0538 encodes:
- a CDS encoding PhzF family phenazine biosynthesis protein, with translation MELSIINTFTEQAFRGNPAAVCFLSDVKDSSWMQTVAKEINLPTTAFIDFLNGEYHLRWFTPSTEIQICGHGTLASSYFLWEKGFVDKEKSITFHTKSGVLKAHLIDGWVQLQFPAIIEENVVAPELLIKALGVKPVYVGKSRLDYLVEVESEEIVRNMKPNIDLIAQLPVRGVIVTSHSNENEFDFVSRFFSPSQGIIEDYVNGSSHCCLGPYWKNKLHKTDFTAYQASERGGIIKVKVLDDNIFLFGKSITFFEGKLTV, from the coding sequence ATGGAATTGTCGATTATAAATACATTTACAGAACAAGCCTTTAGAGGAAATCCAGCTGCTGTTTGTTTTTTAAGTGACGTAAAAGATAGTAGTTGGATGCAGACAGTTGCGAAAGAGATTAACTTACCAACCACAGCGTTTATCGATTTCTTAAATGGTGAATATCATCTACGCTGGTTCACCCCATCCACTGAAATACAAATTTGCGGACACGGAACACTGGCAAGTTCATACTTTTTGTGGGAAAAAGGATTTGTTGATAAAGAGAAATCTATTACCTTTCATACAAAAAGTGGCGTTCTTAAAGCGCATTTAATAGATGGTTGGGTTCAATTACAGTTTCCTGCAATTATTGAAGAGAACGTGGTTGCCCCAGAATTATTAATCAAGGCTTTAGGTGTTAAACCTGTGTATGTAGGCAAGAGCAGACTCGACTACTTAGTTGAAGTGGAATCAGAAGAAATTGTAAGGAATATGAAACCTAATATAGATTTAATTGCACAATTACCAGTTCGAGGGGTTATTGTTACCAGTCATTCTAACGAAAATGAATTCGACTTTGTTTCTCGTTTCTTTTCTCCATCTCAAGGAATAATTGAAGATTATGTAAATGGTTCATCCCATTGTTGTTTAGGACCATATTGGAAAAATAAATTACATAAAACCGATTTTACAGCTTATCAGGCTTCAGAAAGAGGGGGAATTATTAAAGTTAAAGTATTGGATGATAACATTTTTCTTTTTGGTAAGTCTATAACGTTTTTTGAAGGTAAGCTAACAGTATAA
- a CDS encoding response regulator transcription factor, translating to MSKPFVLVVEDDEAIKNLISITLETQEYKFHTASRGSQAILEAVSHNPDIVILDLGLPDMDGIEIIKKIRSWSTMPIIVVSARSMDQDKIEALDAGADDYLTKPFSIEELLARLRVAIRRIHYYQSEGPQQNLHFTNGDLKIDYVAGCAFLKDVELHLTPIEYKLLVLLSKNVGKVLTHNYITKEIWGSTWENDVASLRVFMATLRKKIETDSTQPKYIQTHIGVGYRMLKNE from the coding sequence ATGAGTAAACCGTTCGTCTTAGTTGTAGAAGATGATGAAGCAATCAAAAATCTTATATCAATAACACTGGAAACCCAAGAATATAAATTTCATACTGCATCTCGTGGAAGCCAGGCAATTTTAGAAGCGGTTTCTCATAATCCTGATATCGTTATTTTAGATTTAGGATTACCTGATATGGACGGCATAGAGATTATTAAAAAAATCCGTTCTTGGTCCACTATGCCCATTATCGTCGTAAGTGCTCGAAGTATGGATCAAGATAAAATTGAAGCGCTTGATGCTGGTGCAGATGACTATTTGACGAAGCCCTTTTCAATCGAGGAATTACTTGCAAGATTACGAGTGGCGATTCGCCGTATTCACTATTATCAATCAGAAGGTCCACAACAAAACCTTCACTTTACAAATGGAGACTTAAAAATCGATTATGTGGCTGGGTGTGCCTTTTTAAAAGATGTGGAACTGCATCTTACACCAATTGAATATAAACTGCTCGTGCTACTTTCTAAAAATGTAGGAAAAGTACTGACTCATAACTACATTACAAAGGAAATTTGGGGTAGTACGTGGGAAAATGATGTCGCCTCTTTACGTGTCTTTATGGCAACGTTACGAAAAAAAATCGAAACAGATTCAACGCAACCAAAGTATATCCAAACACATATCGGCGTGGGTTATCGAATGTTAAAAAATGAATAA
- the kdpC gene encoding potassium-transporting ATPase subunit KdpC, with the protein MKRLKGVLSRSIVFFIIFTLIYGVVYPGMMTGVAQVVFPDKANGSIIEVDGKKYGSALLGQQFTEDTHMWGRIMQIDTATYKDAEGNQLMYAFPANLSSASEEYGALIAERVVKIQAAHPEKANMLIPVDLVTSSGSGLDPSISVAAANYQVERLAKNNNLSIEEVESIIEQCSESRFLGVFGEETVNVLKVNLMLDGILDHEKPE; encoded by the coding sequence TTGAAGCGTTTAAAAGGGGTTTTATCCCGTTCGATTGTATTCTTCATTATCTTCACCCTTATTTATGGTGTTGTTTATCCAGGAATGATGACTGGCGTTGCACAGGTTGTTTTTCCTGATAAGGCGAATGGAAGTATTATTGAAGTTGATGGCAAGAAATATGGCTCCGCTTTACTCGGCCAACAATTTACCGAGGATACACATATGTGGGGACGTATTATGCAGATTGATACCGCAACCTATAAAGATGCAGAAGGGAATCAATTAATGTATGCGTTTCCTGCTAACTTAAGTTCAGCGAGTGAAGAATATGGTGCGTTGATAGCTGAACGAGTTGTAAAAATTCAAGCGGCTCACCCAGAAAAAGCAAATATGTTGATTCCTGTCGATTTAGTTACGAGCTCAGGTAGTGGTTTGGATCCAAGTATTTCTGTGGCTGCTGCAAATTATCAAGTAGAGCGACTAGCCAAAAATAATAATCTATCCATTGAGGAAGTGGAATCCATTATTGAACAATGTAGCGAATCTCGATTTTTAGGTGTTTTCGGTGAAGAAACTGTTAATGTTCTAAAAGTGAATTTAATGCTAGATGGGATTTTAGATCATGAAAAACCCGAATAG
- a CDS encoding DinB family protein: protein MKSRYMKNYFTVIYEQREEFADELKNFKNKEWERPQEDKWSFGETYYHLYLMVRLFRQLNKLYLPISKPIATLKKGKSYKFNSENIFTEYKEKHNKPMKAPFVLLPPKDIKEKISFEWLVNELDSETRYLEKMLSNISDNVAGQIRYPDPIAHYPNLIQCIAILGIHEKHHFLLCKKYYN from the coding sequence ATGAAAAGTAGGTACATGAAAAATTATTTCACCGTCATTTATGAGCAGCGAGAAGAATTTGCTGATGAGCTAAAAAATTTTAAAAATAAAGAATGGGAACGTCCTCAAGAAGATAAGTGGTCTTTTGGAGAAACATATTACCATTTATACTTAATGGTTAGACTATTTAGACAGTTAAACAAACTGTATTTACCGATTTCTAAGCCTATTGCTACACTAAAAAAAGGAAAGTCATACAAATTTAATAGTGAAAATATATTCACTGAATATAAAGAAAAACACAATAAACCTATGAAAGCACCTTTTGTATTATTGCCACCAAAAGATATTAAAGAGAAAATTTCATTTGAATGGTTAGTAAACGAGTTAGATAGCGAAACTAGGTATTTAGAAAAAATGCTTTCTAATATAAGCGATAACGTTGCTGGACAGATACGTTATCCCGATCCAATTGCTCATTATCCAAATTTGATACAATGTATTGCCATACTAGGTATACATGAAAAACATCATTTTTTATTATGTAAAAAATATTATAACTAA
- a CDS encoding sensor histidine kinase KdpD: MSFERENPDAILKRILMIKKEKYQGHLKIFFGYAAGVGKTYAMLKAAHLAKEHGVDVVAGYIEPHARPETMALLQGIEQLPPLKVQHKGMILHELDLDAVILRKPQLILVDELAHTNLEQARHLKRYQDIQELLKAGIDVYTTINVQHIESLNDLVASITGVVVRERIPDHVFDEADQVTLVDIEPADLLERLNEGKIYKQDQAEKAMNHFFNLDNLVALREIALRRTADRVNRVAEKSKSSSKSSLNPGEHILVCLSSSPSNTKIIRTAARMTSAFKGHFTALFVETPSFDNWSDINKERLRKNMRLAEQLGANIEKVYGEDVAFQISEFARYTRVTKVVIGRSNTKRNFLRIKKSFTEQLTNLSPNLDIYVIPDQQAEPYKKKKAVKKSSWCSGMDLLKVALILAITTAIGIVFQTFNFSNTNTINMYMLGVLGTAIITANLFCSILMAALSVIAFNFFFTYPIYSLAAYEPSYQVTFVIMFITAFIIGTLASKLKIQAQHSAETAYRTKVLLETNQLLQQETHQEGILATTAKQLVKLLNHSVVYYPIHEQNLAQPFVFLEQDATDRSEFITDNEQAVAAWVFKNNKHAGATTNTLGSAKCLYLAIRTNLDVYGVIGIALKQNKTLDTLENNLVLSMLGECALALEKEHFIRKREEAATQAKNEELRANLLRAISHDLRSPLTTISGNANILLNNEFSIDEDKKIRLYEDIYNDAQWLINLVENLLSITRIEDGTMNIQMEAELIDEVINEALLHVNRKSREHIMKVDCAEGFLMAKLDLRLIVQVLINLIDNAIKYTSVGSEITISTKKENDWIIVDIADNGDGISNEVKEKLFEMFYTAHKSISDSRRGMGIGLALCKSIISAHGGTLTVHDRHPKGTIFRFTLQAEEVKIYE, from the coding sequence ATGAGCTTCGAGCGAGAAAATCCTGATGCGATTTTAAAAAGAATACTAATGATCAAAAAAGAAAAATATCAGGGTCATTTAAAAATCTTCTTTGGCTATGCAGCTGGTGTTGGTAAAACGTACGCAATGTTAAAAGCAGCTCATTTAGCAAAAGAACACGGTGTTGATGTAGTTGCAGGCTATATCGAGCCCCATGCACGCCCTGAAACAATGGCGCTTTTACAAGGGATTGAGCAATTGCCCCCCCTTAAAGTGCAACATAAAGGCATGATCTTGCATGAACTTGATTTAGATGCAGTTATATTAAGAAAACCGCAGTTAATTTTAGTCGATGAGCTTGCCCATACGAATTTAGAACAAGCAAGACATCTAAAACGATATCAAGACATCCAAGAGCTTTTGAAGGCAGGTATCGATGTTTATACAACAATCAATGTGCAGCATATCGAAAGTTTGAATGATTTAGTCGCATCGATTACAGGTGTCGTTGTACGTGAGCGGATTCCAGACCATGTATTTGATGAAGCCGATCAAGTAACGCTTGTTGATATTGAGCCTGCAGATTTACTTGAACGCCTAAATGAAGGGAAAATTTATAAACAAGACCAAGCAGAAAAAGCGATGAATCACTTTTTCAATTTGGATAATTTAGTAGCATTACGGGAAATTGCGCTAAGACGAACTGCAGACCGGGTAAATCGTGTAGCAGAAAAAAGTAAATCATCGTCGAAAAGCAGTTTAAATCCAGGGGAACATATTTTAGTTTGCCTATCCTCTTCCCCGTCAAATACGAAAATTATCCGAACAGCTGCGAGAATGACCAGTGCGTTTAAGGGGCATTTTACAGCCTTGTTTGTAGAAACACCTTCCTTTGACAATTGGTCGGATATAAATAAAGAAAGACTTCGCAAAAATATGCGTCTTGCGGAACAATTAGGAGCGAATATTGAGAAAGTTTATGGAGAAGATGTTGCCTTCCAAATATCCGAGTTCGCCCGTTATACGCGTGTTACAAAGGTAGTCATTGGACGCTCAAACACAAAACGAAATTTTCTTCGCATAAAAAAATCGTTTACCGAGCAACTAACAAATTTATCACCAAATCTAGATATCTACGTCATTCCAGACCAACAAGCTGAACCGTATAAAAAGAAAAAGGCTGTGAAAAAATCATCATGGTGCAGTGGAATGGACTTACTGAAAGTCGCGCTAATATTAGCAATCACAACGGCTATCGGCATTGTATTCCAAACCTTCAATTTTAGTAACACGAACACTATAAATATGTATATGCTTGGTGTACTCGGCACGGCAATCATCACAGCGAATCTCTTTTGTAGTATTTTAATGGCTGCGCTTAGTGTTATTGCGTTCAATTTCTTCTTCACGTATCCGATTTATTCACTTGCAGCCTATGAACCGAGCTATCAAGTCACATTTGTAATTATGTTCATTACAGCCTTTATTATTGGCACGTTAGCAAGTAAATTAAAAATTCAAGCACAACATTCAGCGGAAACGGCTTACCGAACAAAAGTGTTACTTGAAACGAATCAACTGCTTCAACAAGAAACGCATCAAGAAGGTATTTTAGCGACAACAGCTAAACAGCTTGTCAAATTACTGAATCATAGCGTCGTGTACTACCCAATCCATGAACAAAATTTAGCACAACCATTCGTATTTCTTGAACAAGACGCAACAGACCGCTCTGAATTCATTACAGACAATGAACAAGCGGTTGCTGCTTGGGTATTTAAAAATAACAAACATGCCGGTGCGACGACAAATACGCTGGGGAGTGCGAAATGTTTATACTTAGCTATCCGAACAAACCTTGATGTGTATGGTGTCATTGGCATTGCACTAAAACAAAATAAAACGCTCGATACATTAGAAAATAATTTAGTTTTATCAATGCTTGGGGAATGTGCCCTCGCATTAGAAAAAGAGCACTTCATACGTAAACGAGAAGAAGCTGCAACTCAAGCTAAAAATGAAGAATTAAGAGCCAATTTATTACGTGCCATTTCCCATGATTTGCGTTCCCCACTGACTACGATTTCAGGGAATGCGAATATCTTATTGAATAACGAATTTAGTATAGACGAAGATAAAAAAATACGATTATATGAGGATATTTATAATGATGCCCAGTGGTTAATCAACTTAGTTGAAAATTTACTATCTATTACAAGAATTGAAGATGGTACGATGAATATCCAAATGGAGGCTGAATTAATTGATGAGGTCATCAATGAAGCGCTTCTCCACGTGAATCGGAAAAGCCGTGAGCATATCATGAAAGTCGATTGTGCAGAAGGTTTTTTAATGGCGAAACTCGACCTACGATTAATTGTTCAAGTGCTGATTAACCTGATTGATAATGCGATTAAGTATACATCTGTTGGCTCTGAGATTACGATTTCAACGAAGAAAGAAAACGATTGGATTATCGTTGATATCGCAGATAATGGCGACGGTATTTCAAATGAAGTAAAAGAGAAACTCTTTGAAATGTTTTATACAGCCCACAAAAGTATATCGGATAGCAGACGTGGTATGGGCATTGGTTTAGCTTTATGTAAGTCGATTATTTCCGCACATGGTGGTACATTAACAGTACACGACCGTCATCCAAAAGGAACGATTTTCCGATTCACATTACAAGCTGAAGAGGTGAAAATTTATGAGTAA
- the kdpA gene encoding potassium-transporting ATPase subunit KdpA, producing MMNLILQCGLYLAILVLLAIPLGHYIGKVMNGEKVFLSSLFKPLEQVIYKVMKIETSEQMSWKKYAASVLLFSGIGFIFLFVLQLVQGTLFGNPQGIANMPWHLSFNNAISFITNTNWQSYTGEAQITYLVQALGLTVQNFVSAATGIAVLFVLIRGFISVKGKGLGSFWVDVTRVNLYVLLPISFMITLGLLSQGVVQNLKPAETVQLLEPIAIAEDGTIIDSAQIDVESKEVFVDGELVTNAQIITEQFVPMGPAASQIAIKQLGTNGGGFFGVNSAHPFENPTAFSNLIEMLAILLIPVALCFTFGRNIRDKKQGYAIFTAMFIMLMLAMAALTVNEQMGTPQLAQDGMVDLSTNEQAGGNMEGKESRFGIAASTTWTAFTTAASNGSVNAMHDSMTPLGGMVPMLLMQLGEVIFGGVGSGLYGMLSFVILTVFIAGLMVGRTPEYLGKKIEPYEMKWAVLCCLATPIAILVSGGIAAMVPSVANSLNEGGPHGFSELLYAFTSAGANNGSAFAGFAANTPFINLSLGLAMVFARFVPILCTLAIAGSLIKKKTMATTAGTLSTSNGLFIFLLIFVVILVGALSFFPALALGPIAEFMIMVS from the coding sequence TTGATGAACTTAATTTTGCAATGTGGCTTGTATTTAGCCATTCTCGTCTTATTAGCAATCCCTTTAGGACATTATATTGGGAAAGTGATGAACGGAGAGAAAGTATTTCTATCAAGCTTATTCAAGCCACTCGAACAAGTTATTTATAAAGTGATGAAAATTGAAACTTCAGAGCAAATGTCGTGGAAAAAATACGCAGCCTCTGTTCTGTTATTTAGTGGTATAGGTTTTATTTTTTTATTCGTACTTCAATTAGTGCAGGGTACATTGTTCGGAAATCCACAAGGCATTGCAAATATGCCTTGGCATTTATCGTTCAATAATGCAATTAGCTTTATTACGAATACAAATTGGCAGTCCTACACTGGTGAAGCTCAAATAACGTATTTAGTGCAGGCACTCGGATTAACTGTTCAAAACTTCGTATCTGCAGCGACCGGGATTGCAGTATTATTTGTACTAATTCGAGGGTTTATCAGTGTGAAAGGTAAAGGGCTCGGCAGTTTTTGGGTTGACGTCACAAGAGTGAATTTATACGTACTTTTACCAATCAGTTTTATGATCACGCTTGGTTTATTGTCACAAGGTGTCGTGCAAAATCTAAAGCCTGCAGAAACGGTGCAATTACTCGAGCCGATTGCGATTGCTGAAGATGGAACAATTATTGACTCAGCACAAATTGATGTGGAATCGAAGGAAGTATTTGTGGATGGGGAATTGGTTACGAATGCACAAATTATTACCGAGCAGTTTGTACCGATGGGACCAGCAGCAAGTCAGATTGCCATAAAACAATTAGGAACAAATGGTGGTGGATTCTTTGGCGTAAACTCTGCCCACCCATTCGAAAATCCAACTGCCTTCTCAAATTTGATTGAAATGTTAGCGATTTTATTAATTCCGGTAGCACTATGTTTTACATTTGGACGAAATATAAGGGATAAAAAGCAAGGCTACGCTATTTTTACAGCGATGTTCATCATGTTAATGCTGGCAATGGCGGCGCTTACTGTTAATGAACAAATGGGTACACCTCAACTTGCCCAAGACGGAATGGTCGATCTATCCACTAACGAGCAAGCAGGTGGAAATATGGAAGGGAAGGAATCTCGTTTTGGAATTGCAGCTTCCACAACGTGGACTGCATTTACAACTGCAGCGTCGAATGGTTCTGTAAATGCGATGCACGATAGTATGACCCCACTTGGCGGTATGGTGCCAATGCTCTTAATGCAACTCGGGGAAGTAATTTTTGGTGGTGTCGGTAGTGGGCTATACGGTATGTTGTCGTTCGTGATTTTAACCGTATTTATTGCTGGGTTAATGGTCGGACGTACTCCTGAATATTTAGGAAAGAAAATCGAACCGTATGAAATGAAATGGGCTGTTCTTTGCTGTTTAGCAACGCCGATTGCGATTTTAGTAAGTGGTGGTATTGCGGCGATGGTGCCAAGTGTTGCGAATAGTTTAAATGAAGGTGGACCGCATGGTTTCTCAGAATTACTTTATGCATTTACTTCAGCAGGGGCAAATAATGGATCAGCCTTTGCAGGATTTGCAGCGAATACACCGTTTATTAACTTGAGTTTAGGTTTAGCAATGGTATTTGCTCGCTTTGTACCAATCCTTTGTACACTAGCGATCGCAGGAAGTTTGATTAAAAAGAAAACGATGGCGACAACAGCTGGAACACTTTCAACGAGCAATGGATTATTTATTTTCTTATTAATTTTTGTTGTCATTTTAGTAGGTGCATTAAGCTTCTTCCCAGCCCTTGCACTAGGACCGATTGCTGAATTTATGATTATGGTGAGTTAG
- a CDS encoding ABC transporter ATP-binding protein → METVLELQNVTKKFKNNLIIENISISISANQVTAIVGKNGSGKSTLLKMIGGLTKPDTGQILFRKGEPISIGYVPETIPTVVPFTLSEYLTHMGKIRGLPKLWLQNRINTLLEIFSMENKRDIRIVHFSKGMKQKVFIMQAMLEETDLLIMDEPLSGLDPKAQADLEALLMSLKERNISIILTCHETKLLEKVVDRILIIHERQIIQTSNQQVHGKLMNRVVFELPNTVSIESLKNKIIIEKEKEMANSQRLIELNVSQDQTNKIVKELLDKGASIKLLEPLHTKETEFLKYF, encoded by the coding sequence GTGGAAACAGTCTTAGAACTACAGAATGTAACGAAGAAATTTAAAAATAACTTAATTATAGAAAATATATCCATTTCAATTTCGGCTAATCAAGTTACGGCAATCGTTGGAAAAAACGGATCTGGAAAAAGTACGCTATTGAAAATGATTGGCGGGTTAACCAAGCCAGATACTGGGCAAATCCTTTTTCGCAAAGGAGAACCTATCAGTATTGGGTATGTACCAGAGACGATTCCAACAGTAGTTCCTTTTACGCTGTCAGAGTATCTAACCCATATGGGGAAAATCCGTGGATTACCAAAACTATGGCTTCAGAATCGAATTAACACATTACTAGAAATATTTAGCATGGAAAACAAGCGAGACATCCGTATTGTTCATTTTTCAAAGGGGATGAAACAAAAAGTTTTCATCATGCAGGCGATGTTAGAAGAAACCGATTTGCTGATTATGGATGAGCCGCTTTCCGGTCTTGATCCAAAAGCACAAGCCGATTTGGAAGCATTATTAATGTCTTTAAAGGAAAGGAATATTAGTATTATTTTAACCTGTCATGAGACTAAGCTGCTAGAAAAAGTTGTGGACCGAATACTTATCATTCACGAAAGACAAATAATCCAGACTAGTAACCAACAAGTACATGGGAAGCTTATGAATAGAGTAGTGTTTGAATTGCCAAACACTGTTTCCATTGAGTCATTAAAGAATAAAATAATTATCGAGAAAGAGAAAGAAATGGCTAATAGTCAAAGGTTGATTGAACTGAACGTTAGTCAAGATCAAACAAATAAGATTGTAAAAGAACTATTAGACAAGGGGGCTTCAATCAAACTGTTGGAACCTTTACATACAAAAGAAACCGAATTTTTAAAGTATTTTTAA
- the kdpB gene encoding potassium-transporting ATPase subunit KdpB — protein MLMRAIKDSFVKLSPKYQAENPVMLLVYISAVLTSALFAISLFGIQDASSGYTFAIAVILWFTVLFANFAEAIAEGKGKAQADSLRAAKKDVPANKLRSLGDLEDVTVVSSVTLQKGDLVIVKAGEQIPADGEVIEGAASVDESAITGESAPVIRESGGDRSAVTGGTTVISDALIIRVTSIPGESFLDKMIAMVEGAARKKTPNELALQILLVALSIIFILVTISLYTFSAFSADLAMMENPVSVTTLVALLVCLAPTTIGALLSAIGIAGMSRLNQANVLAMSGRAIEAAGDVDILMLDKTGTITIGNRQATEFVPVDGVTAEELADAAQLSSLADETPEGRSIVVLAKEQFGIRGRSLKDQPLNFIPFTAKTRMSGVNFEDNEIRKGAAEVIRTYAEQNGGTYSKQCEEAVKQIAEKGGTPLVVTKNHRILGVIYLKDIVKQGVQEKFADLRKMGIKTIMITGDNPLTAAAIAAEAGVDDFLAEATPEAKLEMIREFQRKGHLVAMTGDGTNDAPALAQADVAVAMNTGTQAAKEAGNMVDLDSSPTKLIEIVRIGKQLLMTRGSLTTFSIANDLAKYFAIIPALFIGLYPELSKLNIMQLHSPESAILSAIVYNAFIIIALIPLALSGVKYREVPAGKLLSRNLLIYGLGGIITPFIFIKLIDIVLVAMGM, from the coding sequence ATGCTTATGAGAGCGATAAAAGATTCATTTGTTAAATTAAGTCCAAAATATCAAGCAGAAAATCCGGTTATGTTACTCGTTTATATTTCGGCAGTTTTAACCTCAGCGTTATTTGCGATTTCGCTGTTTGGCATTCAAGATGCATCTTCAGGATACACCTTTGCAATTGCAGTGATTTTATGGTTTACAGTCCTTTTTGCGAACTTTGCAGAAGCAATTGCAGAAGGGAAAGGGAAGGCACAAGCCGATTCTTTACGTGCAGCGAAAAAAGATGTGCCTGCGAACAAGCTTCGAAGTCTTGGTGATTTAGAAGATGTCACGGTTGTTTCATCAGTTACCCTTCAAAAAGGCGATCTTGTCATCGTGAAAGCAGGGGAACAAATCCCAGCGGATGGAGAAGTCATTGAAGGAGCTGCGTCTGTTGATGAAAGTGCGATTACAGGTGAATCAGCACCAGTCATTCGAGAAAGTGGTGGCGATAGAAGTGCAGTTACAGGTGGAACAACAGTCATTTCAGATGCATTGATTATCCGTGTGACGAGCATTCCAGGTGAGAGTTTTCTTGACAAAATGATTGCCATGGTCGAAGGGGCAGCCCGTAAAAAAACGCCAAATGAATTAGCACTGCAAATTTTACTTGTCGCATTGTCGATCATCTTTATTTTAGTAACGATATCACTCTATACGTTTTCCGCTTTTTCCGCTGATTTGGCTATGATGGAAAATCCGGTATCTGTTACAACCCTTGTTGCATTACTTGTCTGCTTAGCACCAACAACGATTGGGGCCTTGTTATCTGCTATTGGAATTGCGGGAATGAGTCGCTTAAATCAAGCAAACGTATTGGCAATGAGTGGGCGAGCAATTGAAGCAGCAGGTGATGTAGACATTTTAATGCTTGATAAAACGGGAACTATTACAATCGGAAATCGACAAGCGACGGAGTTTGTACCGGTTGATGGGGTAACAGCAGAAGAATTAGCTGATGCAGCACAGCTTTCATCTTTAGCTGATGAAACGCCCGAAGGCAGAAGCATCGTTGTTCTGGCAAAAGAACAGTTCGGTATTCGAGGTCGCTCGTTGAAAGATCAACCATTGAATTTCATTCCGTTTACGGCGAAAACACGCATGAGTGGCGTCAATTTTGAAGACAACGAAATTCGTAAAGGTGCAGCAGAAGTGATTCGTACGTATGCGGAGCAAAACGGTGGGACGTATAGTAAGCAATGTGAGGAAGCGGTGAAGCAAATCGCTGAAAAAGGCGGTACACCACTTGTTGTTACGAAAAATCACCGCATATTGGGGGTCATTTACTTAAAGGATATTGTAAAGCAAGGTGTACAAGAAAAGTTTGCGGACTTACGTAAAATGGGCATCAAAACGATTATGATTACAGGTGATAATCCATTGACTGCAGCAGCGATTGCAGCGGAAGCAGGCGTTGATGATTTCTTAGCAGAAGCGACACCAGAAGCAAAACTTGAAATGATTCGAGAATTTCAGCGGAAAGGTCACTTAGTGGCGATGACAGGAGACGGAACAAACGATGCACCAGCCCTTGCCCAAGCAGATGTAGCAGTAGCGATGAATACAGGTACACAAGCAGCTAAAGAAGCAGGTAACATGGTAGATCTAGATTCCTCGCCAACGAAATTAATTGAAATTGTTCGTATCGGTAAGCAACTTCTCATGACACGAGGGAGTTTAACAACATTTTCAATTGCGAATGACTTAGCGAAATACTTTGCGATTATCCCTGCACTATTCATCGGGTTATATCCAGAGCTCAGTAAGTTAAATATTATGCAATTGCATAGTCCAGAAAGTGCAATATTATCAGCCATTGTTTACAATGCGTTCATCATTATTGCATTAATTCCACTTGCATTAAGTGGTGTAAAATACCGTGAAGTGCCTGCTGGGAAATTGTTATCACGTAACTTACTTATTTATGGGCTAGGGGGAATTATTACACCATTTATATTTATTAAATTAATTGATATTGTGCTTGTAGCTATGGGCATGTAA
- a CDS encoding ABC transporter permease, producing the protein MKGLIHYLLATYFRTHKYVPPVSLFIMLLIINYTYVPNPIMDSYSFTALLLFFIMGWVTITIMHAEDEGQKQITIMHTKNTRKYYLALVINCIVVGLILSIIAVAYPIIFNAFTSGLRMVHIVSGFLAHFNLATLSIALSLFFTRELVKSNINTWWGVISVLVITLVLAVAKVEILKIELINWLVPPLRYSLEIMGVGDDITSISAQVYGQFGWLFTYSMILIMIFIAIVQKNGYSK; encoded by the coding sequence ATGAAGGGCTTGATTCACTATTTATTGGCTACTTATTTTCGAACACACAAGTACGTCCCTCCAGTTTCACTCTTTATCATGTTGCTCATCATCAATTATACGTACGTACCTAATCCGATAATGGACAGTTATTCATTTACGGCACTTCTTTTATTTTTTATAATGGGCTGGGTTACGATAACTATTATGCATGCTGAAGATGAAGGACAAAAACAAATCACCATTATGCATACCAAAAATACGAGAAAATATTACCTTGCTTTGGTAATCAATTGTATTGTAGTCGGTTTAATCCTAAGTATTATAGCTGTAGCTTATCCTATCATTTTTAATGCCTTTACATCTGGGCTTCGTATGGTCCACATTGTGAGTGGTTTTTTGGCGCATTTTAATCTAGCGACTCTCTCGATTGCATTATCTTTATTTTTCACTAGAGAGCTCGTAAAAAGCAATATAAACACATGGTGGGGTGTGATAAGCGTTCTAGTTATTACCTTAGTTTTAGCAGTCGCGAAAGTAGAAATTTTAAAAATAGAATTAATAAATTGGCTTGTACCTCCTCTACGTTACTCCTTGGAAATCATGGGTGTGGGCGATGACATTACTTCGATATCCGCACAGGTTTACGGGCAGTTTGGTTGGCTCTTCACCTACAGCATGATTTTGATTATGATCTTTATAGCGATTGTTCAAAAAAATGGCTATTCTAAATAA